The Jeotgalibacillus haloalkalitolerans region ACCTGCAAGAACTGAAATCAACATTCCAACTGCAAACATCAGTGCCTGCCCTGCTGCATCTCCTGACTTTTCAGTAATTAAATAAATGATAACAATTGCAGCAATCATACTGACCATTGCGTGACCACTCGGAAAACTGAAGCCATCTTCCAATCCGCCGGGACGCTGCCGTTCAGTCAGTGTTTTGATGAGCTTATTAAGGTAATTACCGCCGCCTACTGCCAGCAGGACAATCAGCATGCCAAGGTAGTGATTTCTCCTGAACCATAAATACAGAACAGCTGCGATACTGACAGTGGCTAAAAACCATTCTCCTCCAAGAAATCCGAAAAATAATAAAAAGTCCAGTCCGCTGAAAAAATCAGTACCAAATTGATCAATATCGCCTAACCCATTATCAAGATTCACTACAAGTAAAACTGCCGCTGCAAACGTTACAGCTGCCAGCGGATAAAACCATTTTTTCACGTTGTCCCCTCCTCCCTGCCTGCTTACATTATATAGCATTGAGCGAGTCGTCAAAAGAGTGAAAAAATTCGAGTCCCGTGATATACTGAGTCATCATTAAATGGTTTTTATGAAAGGAGCATACATATGAATGAAAAACTTTTTTCACTGTTAGATTCTTATTATGATGATATGGTCGCGCTCCGCCGTCACCTTCATCAGCATCCGGAGCTTTCTTTTGAAGAGAAGGAAACGCCTGCGCTGATTGAAGCATTTTACAAGGAGCTTGGCGTCGAAGTAAAAACAGGTGTTGGGGGCAACGGTGTAACAGCAGTCATTCAAGGGGGTAAACCCGGTAAAACCGTTGCACTGCGCGCTGATTTTGACGCCCTGCCGATCCAGGACGAGAAGGATGTTACTTATAAGTCCACAATTTCCGGAAAAATGCATGCCTGCGGTCATGATGGTCATACGTCAACACTCCTTCACCTTGCGAAAGCAATTCACACGATAAAAGATGAACTGCCTGGCACATACGTCATGATCCACCAGCACGCTGAAGAATATGCGCCGGGTGGTGCGATCAGCATGATTGAGGACGGCTGTCTGGACGGTGTGGATGTTGTATTTGGCACTCATCTTTGGGTTACGGGTGAACTTGGAGACATTGAATATCGTACAGGTCCAATCATGGCAGCAGCTGACCGGTTTGAAATTAAAATCCAGGGAGCAGGCGGTCACGGTGCTCAGCCTCACAAAACAAAGGATGCAGTAGTAGCAGGCTCACAGCTGGTTACATCTCTTCAGCAGATCGCAGCGAGACGGGTAAATCCGGTAGAATCAGCTGTCGTTTCTGTCGGCTCTTTTGTAGCTGAAAATGCATTCAACGTGATTGCAGATTCTGCAAAGCTGATTGGTACTGCCAGAACATTCGCACCGGAAGTCCGTGACCTTGTTGAAAAAGAAATAGGCAGAATTACTGAAGGCACATGCATTTCAACAGATTGCACCTATGAATATGATTACATCAGAGGCTATCCTGCTGTTGTAAATCATGAAAAAGAAACGGATTACCTTGTGAAGGTTGTCAACGAAATGCCAGGCGTACAGGCGGTGGAAAGTGAAATGCAAATGGGCGGAGAAGATTTCGCATATTACCTTGAACACAGACCGGGCACATTCTTCTTTACAGGAGCCAAGCCTGAAGGTGTAGACGTTCCTTATCCACACCATCATCCAAAGTTTGATATCAATGAAAAGGCTATGCTGCTCGCAGCAAAAACCTTAGGCAGTGCAGCGATACAGTACCACGAAGAAGACTAAGATATAACAAAAGCTGCTCCTGAAAAATTCAGGGGCAGCTTTTGTTTATTTATTCAGCTGTGTTGAAGATATGTGATATTTATGCACAGCTGGTGATTGTAGCGGAAGGGGGCGACTCCTGTGGCAGGAAGGACAGGTGAGACCGAGCATGGCAAAGCCTGCTGGCTCACCGCCCGGCCGCGAAGTCCCCCTGAAGCGGAAATCAACAGCCAACTTTAATAAAGCCATTTATTTTATATGATGTTTCTTAATCTGCGCAGGCACATACATCGATACAAACAGGATGACAAATGCAACGGAAGCAGCAGCCGTCATACCTGCAGCATACAGATCCAGCTTTGCAAGATTAATGATTGTAAATAGCATACCCTGCACAATAAGGATTTTCATCAGCAGCTTTTTAAATGATTCGTGACGGATACCAGCCTTCACCGGATACAGGTCAGGCCAGATTTTCAGCTCATGCTTTTTCAGCAATGGAATAAGCTGGAACCCTGTCAGGTAAAGGAATAAAAGAGCTGTAATGACCTTCAGCCAGAGGTTGTCCGCGCCTCCGATAATAACACCTGCAATAATCGTTAGCCTTACCCACAGACCAAAATATTCGTCAGATCGCAGGAATGTTCTTGTATACAGATAACTGTATGTAGCAGCAGGATTCAGCTCAGGTGTTTTCAGGAACGGGTCCATCCACTTTCTGCGCTTAGCCTGTCCTTTCAGATGCGGAACATCTGTGAACATATTTGCAAACCGGTAGAAACGGTGCAGTCTCGCATTTTCAAGATCAATCAGCAATTCCCATTTTAACGATTTTTCTCTTGTCAGCACCATAAAAGCAGTCAGATAACCTATAATCAACACTGCGATCATGACAGACATCCAGGCTGGCGTTTCTGCAAAGATTGACCATAGAAAAGCTATATTTAACAGTAATCTTACTGCGAGATCTGTATAGTGGCTTGAAAGCTCCTGGTATCTGAGCATGATCCATCTCATGACAAGATTCCATACCTTCAGCACAAGAATAACGCCTAACAGCCAGATAAAATCCGAAAACGCAGCGCCGGTTGTCTGCACATATAAAGGCATGGCAGCAGCGAGTAATACGAGTACAATATATGACTGGAAAAAGAAGCTTGAAACCAGTGCATTGACAAAGTAGCGCTTCATCTGTCCCTCAAGCGGGGTCAGGTAAACCTTATCAGGCTCCTGCAAATACGTATACACAGGACTCATTGTAACTGCAATCCCAATCACTGCAGCAATTAATATACCGGATGGGAACGTTTCATCAAGCGTCATGACCCAGTTGCTGTATACATAGCCTCCCCCGCCGACTGCAAAGATCAGCACAAACATCAGATGCCCATTAAAAATATAGCGCATGTACTTCTGCAGCTCTTTTTGATAATCAGACAGCCTTGAGGTCCAAAGATCATGAATGTGTTTCATTGGACTCTTCCTTTGTCAGCTGAATATAAATATCATCGAGTGTGGCATCAGGCATACTGAATTCATTTCTAAGCGTCTGGAGCGTTCCGCGCGCACGGATTTTCCCTTCATGCAGAATGATAAAAGAGTCACAATAACGTTCTGCTGTAGCAAGAATATGCGTAGACATTAAAATTCCCGCTCCGCCTGCTTTCATCTCCTCCATCAAATCAAGAAGT contains the following coding sequences:
- a CDS encoding phosphatase PAP2 family protein, with translation MKKWFYPLAAVTFAAAVLLVVNLDNGLGDIDQFGTDFFSGLDFLLFFGFLGGEWFLATVSIAAVLYLWFRRNHYLGMLIVLLAVGGGNYLNKLIKTLTERQRPGGLEDGFSFPSGHAMVSMIAAIVIIYLITEKSGDAAGQALMFAVGMLISVLAGLSRMPDEAHYFTDVIGGWLLGYTYAILCLVVYEYLMKRRASV
- a CDS encoding amidohydrolase, giving the protein MNEKLFSLLDSYYDDMVALRRHLHQHPELSFEEKETPALIEAFYKELGVEVKTGVGGNGVTAVIQGGKPGKTVALRADFDALPIQDEKDVTYKSTISGKMHACGHDGHTSTLLHLAKAIHTIKDELPGTYVMIHQHAEEYAPGGAISMIEDGCLDGVDVVFGTHLWVTGELGDIEYRTGPIMAAADRFEIKIQGAGGHGAQPHKTKDAVVAGSQLVTSLQQIAARRVNPVESAVVSVGSFVAENAFNVIADSAKLIGTARTFAPEVRDLVEKEIGRITEGTCISTDCTYEYDYIRGYPAVVNHEKETDYLVKVVNEMPGVQAVESEMQMGGEDFAYYLEHRPGTFFFTGAKPEGVDVPYPHHHPKFDINEKAMLLAAKTLGSAAIQYHEED
- a CDS encoding ABC transporter permease, with the protein product MKHIHDLWTSRLSDYQKELQKYMRYIFNGHLMFVLIFAVGGGGYVYSNWVMTLDETFPSGILIAAVIGIAVTMSPVYTYLQEPDKVYLTPLEGQMKRYFVNALVSSFFFQSYIVLVLLAAAMPLYVQTTGAAFSDFIWLLGVILVLKVWNLVMRWIMLRYQELSSHYTDLAVRLLLNIAFLWSIFAETPAWMSVMIAVLIIGYLTAFMVLTREKSLKWELLIDLENARLHRFYRFANMFTDVPHLKGQAKRRKWMDPFLKTPELNPAATYSYLYTRTFLRSDEYFGLWVRLTIIAGVIIGGADNLWLKVITALLFLYLTGFQLIPLLKKHELKIWPDLYPVKAGIRHESFKKLLMKILIVQGMLFTIINLAKLDLYAAGMTAAASVAFVILFVSMYVPAQIKKHHIK